The proteins below are encoded in one region of Streptomyces roseirectus:
- the pknB gene encoding Stk1 family PASTA domain-containing Ser/Thr kinase: protein MEEPRRLGGRYELGQVLGRGGMAEVYLAHDTRLGRTVAVKTLRADLARDPSFQARFRREAQSAASLNHPAIVAVYDTGEDYIDGVSIPYIVMEYVDGSTLRELLHSGRKLLPERSMEMTVGILQGLEYAHRSGIVHRDIKPANVMLTRTGQVKVMDFGIARAMGDSGMTMTQTSAVIGTAQYLSPEQAKGEQVDARSDLYSTGCLLYELLTVRPPFVGDSPVAVAYQHVREEPQPPSVFDPEITPEMDAIVLKALVKDPNYRYQSADQMRADIEACLDGQPVQATAAFGSVGYGYGDDQATTALRSDAGATTMLPPMSPDDGGFGYDDRPARRRQQKKSNTSTIVLALAAVLVLIGAVLIGWYVTNGDGGVGNNTTTVPSFVDQTEPQAKQTAVNGDLQIAVEKKTCENTETGKVCSQDPVAGTSVDKNTTVKLVVSTGAPKVAVPNVIDKDIDEATKILEDKGFQVKTTQSESSQAPGTVLSQTPDPGNEQEKGSTVTLEVAKAAEKETVPDVTGLSCDDAKRRIEQNNLTAGNCSDVQVQDQNQNGKVVSTNPAIGQQVDKDTTINIQVGRAQIQVPSNLTTLSLKDAKQALSDLGLQVNVAGSQNDDARVINSDPAPGSTVQPGQTVNLIAIDGNNNGGNNNGGGGFFGGLDGAGFRTDD, encoded by the coding sequence ATGGAAGAGCCGCGTCGCCTCGGCGGCCGGTACGAGCTGGGCCAGGTGCTCGGCCGTGGTGGCATGGCGGAGGTCTACCTCGCGCATGACACCCGCCTGGGACGCACCGTGGCGGTGAAGACGCTGCGCGCGGACCTCGCGCGCGACCCTTCCTTCCAGGCCAGGTTCCGCCGGGAGGCCCAGTCGGCCGCCTCGCTCAACCATCCCGCGATCGTGGCGGTCTACGACACGGGTGAGGACTACATCGACGGGGTCTCGATCCCGTACATCGTCATGGAGTACGTGGACGGCTCCACCCTCCGCGAACTCCTGCACTCCGGGCGCAAGCTGCTGCCCGAGCGGTCCATGGAGATGACCGTCGGCATCCTCCAGGGCCTGGAGTACGCGCACCGCAGCGGGATCGTCCACCGCGACATCAAGCCGGCGAACGTCATGCTGACGCGTACCGGCCAGGTCAAGGTCATGGACTTCGGCATCGCCCGCGCGATGGGCGACTCCGGGATGACGATGACGCAGACCTCCGCGGTGATCGGGACCGCGCAGTACCTCTCGCCGGAGCAGGCGAAGGGGGAGCAGGTCGACGCGCGCTCCGACCTGTACTCGACGGGGTGCCTGCTGTATGAGCTGCTGACCGTCCGTCCTCCGTTCGTCGGGGACTCCCCCGTCGCCGTCGCCTACCAGCACGTCCGCGAGGAGCCGCAGCCGCCGTCCGTCTTCGATCCGGAGATCACTCCGGAGATGGACGCGATCGTCCTCAAGGCGCTCGTCAAGGACCCCAACTACCGTTACCAGTCGGCCGATCAGATGCGCGCCGACATCGAGGCGTGCCTCGACGGGCAGCCCGTCCAGGCGACCGCCGCGTTCGGCTCCGTCGGGTACGGCTACGGCGACGACCAGGCGACGACCGCGCTGCGGTCCGACGCGGGCGCCACCACCATGCTTCCGCCGATGTCCCCCGACGACGGCGGCTTCGGCTACGACGACCGGCCCGCTCGGCGGCGTCAGCAGAAGAAGTCGAACACGTCGACGATCGTGCTGGCGCTGGCGGCGGTGCTGGTGCTGATCGGGGCCGTGCTGATCGGGTGGTACGTCACGAACGGGGACGGGGGCGTCGGCAACAACACGACCACCGTGCCGTCCTTCGTCGACCAGACCGAGCCGCAGGCGAAACAGACCGCCGTCAACGGTGATCTCCAGATCGCGGTCGAGAAGAAGACCTGCGAGAACACCGAGACCGGGAAGGTCTGTTCGCAGGATCCCGTGGCGGGCACGAGCGTCGACAAGAACACGACGGTCAAGCTGGTCGTGTCGACGGGGGCGCCGAAGGTGGCGGTGCCGAACGTGATCGACAAGGACATCGACGAGGCGACGAAGATCCTGGAGGACAAGGGCTTCCAGGTCAAGACCACCCAGTCGGAGTCCTCCCAGGCCCCCGGCACGGTCCTCAGCCAGACCCCCGATCCCGGCAACGAGCAGGAGAAGGGCTCGACGGTGACCCTTGAGGTCGCCAAGGCCGCCGAGAAGGAGACCGTTCCGGACGTCACCGGGCTCAGCTGTGACGACGCCAAGCGGCGGATCGAGCAGAACAACCTGACGGCCGGGAACTGCTCCGACGTCCAGGTGCAGGACCAGAACCAGAACGGCAAGGTCGTCTCCACCAACCCGGCCATCGGGCAGCAGGTGGACAAGGACACGACCATCAACATCCAGGTCGGCCGCGCTCAGATCCAGGTCCCGTCCAACCTCACCACCCTCTCCCTCAAGGACGCCAAGCAGGCGCTCTCCGACCTCGGGCTCCAGGTCAACGTCGCCGGCTCCCAGAACGACGACGCCCGCGTCATCAACTCCGACCCGGCTCCCGGCAGCACGGTCCAGCCCGGCCAGACCGTCAACCTCATCGCCATCGACGGCAACAACAACGGCGGTAACAACAACGGCGGCGGCGGCTTCTTCGGCGGCCTCGACGGCGCGGGCTTCCGCACGGACGACTGA